Proteins from a genomic interval of Acidimicrobiales bacterium:
- a CDS encoding multiubiquitin domain-containing protein: protein MRPFNITVNKKPVPMTDHRVTGLQVKEAAIAAGVDIELDFQLSIRRPNGRLEVVGDDDKIAIVEKSEFRAVAPDDNS, encoded by the coding sequence ATGCGCCCGTTCAACATCACCGTCAACAAGAAGCCAGTCCCAATGACCGACCACCGCGTCACCGGCCTGCAGGTCAAGGAGGCTGCCATCGCCGCCGGCGTCGACATCGAACTCGACTTCCAGCTCTCAATCCGGCGCCCGAACGGGCGCCTGGAGGTAGTAGGAGACGACGACAAGATCGCCATCGTCGAGAAGAGCGAGTTTCGCGCAGTCGCCCCAGACGACAACTCGTGA
- a CDS encoding CoA transferase translates to MSGPLSGLKVVEVGVAMAAPYCAMVLADMGAEVVKVERIGTGDDSRAWPPHLEGKLGHYFASANRGKRSIAVDLKAPEGVEIVRKLAAEADVFIENFRVGALEAAGLGYDALAALNPRLVYCSISGFGRTGPRKEERANDLFMQAFSGSMSVTGEVGGGPVKMGLSVADVGAGLFATIGVLGALEARHHTGRGQHVDTSLLEGQLAMLSYHLTFLQATGIVPGPQGSGSTFGVPYQAFPTADDWLVIAVFNDTMWVSLCEAMDHPEWITDPRMIDVSTRVANRDEVIALITDVLVTKPADHWSELLGARGIPCTRVNRLDQVLADPQVVENGMVEEVEVEGVGPVRLAAPPVHFSDAGGRAATPPPWLGEHTRDVLSELGCGEEDIVRLAEAGAIGLPTDSA, encoded by the coding sequence ATGAGCGGACCGCTGTCGGGGTTGAAGGTGGTGGAGGTGGGCGTGGCCATGGCCGCCCCCTACTGCGCCATGGTGCTGGCCGACATGGGCGCCGAGGTGGTCAAGGTCGAGCGCATCGGCACCGGCGACGACAGCCGGGCCTGGCCGCCGCACCTCGAGGGGAAGCTCGGCCACTATTTCGCCTCGGCCAACCGCGGGAAGCGCAGCATCGCCGTCGACCTCAAGGCCCCCGAGGGCGTCGAGATCGTCCGGAAGCTGGCGGCCGAGGCCGACGTGTTCATCGAGAACTTCCGGGTCGGTGCCCTCGAGGCCGCCGGCCTCGGCTACGACGCCCTCGCCGCCCTCAACCCCCGCCTCGTCTACTGCTCGATCAGCGGGTTCGGCCGCACCGGTCCCCGCAAGGAGGAGCGGGCCAACGACCTGTTCATGCAGGCCTTCTCGGGATCGATGAGCGTCACCGGCGAGGTGGGCGGCGGCCCCGTGAAGATGGGCCTGTCCGTCGCCGACGTCGGCGCCGGCCTGTTCGCCACCATCGGCGTGCTGGGCGCCCTCGAGGCCCGCCACCACACCGGCCGCGGCCAGCACGTCGACACCTCCCTCCTGGAGGGCCAGTTGGCGATGCTCTCCTACCACCTGACCTTCCTGCAGGCCACGGGGATCGTCCCCGGCCCCCAGGGCTCGGGCTCCACCTTCGGCGTGCCCTACCAGGCCTTCCCCACCGCCGACGACTGGCTGGTCATCGCCGTGTTCAACGACACCATGTGGGTCAGCCTCTGCGAGGCGATGGACCACCCCGAGTGGATCACCGACCCCCGCATGATCGACGTGTCCACGAGGGTCGCCAACCGCGACGAGGTCATCGCCCTCATCACCGACGTCCTGGTGACGAAGCCCGCCGACCACTGGTCCGAGCTCCTCGGCGCCAGAGGCATCCCCTGCACGAGGGTCAACCGCCTCGACCAGGTCCTCGCCGACCCCCAAGTCGTCGAGAACGGCATGGTCGAAGAGGTCGAGGTCGAGGGTGTCGGCCCCGTCCGCCTAGCGGCGCCGCCGGTGCACTTCAGCGACGCCGGCGGGCGGGCGGCGACGCCACCCCCGTGGCTGGGCGAGCACACTCGGGACGTACTGAGTGAGCTCGGGTGCGGCGAAGAGGACATCGTTCGCCTTGCCGAGGCTGGTGCCATCGGCCTGCCCACCGACTCGGCCTAG